From a single Brassica napus cultivar Da-Ae chromosome C9, Da-Ae, whole genome shotgun sequence genomic region:
- the LOC106417185 gene encoding uncharacterized protein LOC106417185, translating to MTKIVEFLVIDRPTLYNVIVGTPWLNSMQAVPSTYHMCLKFPTPRGIEAIWGDRRISQVFFTAELMRKNPSAEFPPQKKKKSSVVDNTLEQDKTKIFWQSRVAEALEAKRELTFEPVISVCLDEAFPDRCVEIGANITESLKTELIACLKKNLHTFAWAAEDMPGIDIKVTCHELNVDPTFKQKRRKLGPERAEVRYPDWLASPVVVYKKNGKWRVCVDFNDLSKACPKDSFPRPHIDRLVEATARNKLLSFMDAFSGNNKIMMNPDDQEETAFITDRGTYCYRVMPFGLKIAGATYQRLVNRMFSEQLGKTMGVCIYNMLVKSLKEQDHIDDMLVKSLKELSHL from the exons ATGACGAAAATCGTGGAGTTCTTGGTCATCGATCGACCCACATTGTATAACGTGATCGTAGGAACTCCATGGCTGAATTCCATGCAAGCAGTCCCGTCAACATACCATATGTgcctcaaattcccaacccctCGCGGGATCGAGGCCATCTGGGGAGATCGAAGAATCTCGCAAGTTTTCTTCACTGCGGAATTAATGCGAAAAAACCCATCGGCCGAGTTTCCGcctcaaaagaaaaagaaatcgtCTGTCGTTGACAACACCCTAGAACAAGATAAAACCAAAATCTTTTGGCAATCACGAGTAGCCGAAGCTTTGGAAGCGAAACGCGAGCTGACCTTCGAGCCCGTAATCTCGGTATGCTTAGACGAAGCATTCCCAGATCGCTGCGTGGAAATCGGCGCGAACATTACCGAATCTTTAAAAACTGAGCTCATAGCTTGTCTGAAAAAGAACTTGCACACGTTCGCATGGGCCGCAGAGGACATGCCGGGGATTGACATCAAGGTCACATGCCACGAGCTGAACGTCGACCCGActttcaaacaaaaaagaagaaagttgGGACCCGAACGCGCAG AGGTGAGGTATCCCGACTGGCTCGCTAGCCCAGTCGTTGTCTACAAGAAAAACGGAAAGTGGAGAGTGTGCGTCGACTTCAACGATCTTAGtaaggcatgtccaaaggatagcttcccacGGCCACACATCGATCGCTTAGTCGAAGCAACGGCAAGGAACAAACTCCTGTCCTTCATGGATGCATTCTCCGGGAATAATAAAATCATGATGAACCCTGACGATCAAGAGGAAACCGCGTTTATTACTGACCGCGGCACTTACTGCTACAgggtgatgccgttcggtcttaAGATTGCTGGCGCAACTTATCAACGACTCGTCAACCGTATGTTCTCcgaacaactcggaaaaacaaTGGGGGTGTGTATTTACAACATGCTCGTGAAGTCACTCAAAGAGCAGGATCATATTGACGACATGCTCGTGAAGTCCCTCAAAGAGCTAAGCCATTTGTAG